From Marinobacter alexandrii:
TTTTACTACTTGCCTCATGCTGTTTTGGCGTCCATTATTATGGTTGCTGTCGTTAAGCTTTTCGATTTCAGGTATGCGACTCGGCTATACCGAGAAAATAGGCCTGAATTCCTTATTCTCATGGTCACTTTTTTGGTGACACTAAATGTGGGAATGGTCACAGGAATTCTTGTGGGTGTAGTATCATCTATCCTGTTCTTCTTGTATAGAGTGGCCTATCCACACATTGCACGCTTGGGGCGTATCAAAGGACATCATGAATTTAGAAATGTTACTCGATTCGATGATCTTGAGACATGGGAGGGTTTAATGATTCTGCGAATAGATGGACCTCTTAGCTTTATCAATATTCAAGGAATACTTCAATACTTTAAAAAGACCTTGGAAACAGAGCGACAATTAAAACAAATCATAATCGATGCAGGACCCGTAAGTCACCTTGATGCAACTGCTGCGGATGGACTGATTAATTTGATGAAAGAGCTGAACCAAAAAGGAGTGAGGTTAGTTTTTTGTGATGTGATAGGCCCAGTTAGAGATACGATGAAACGAACAGGATTAACCGACTTAATTTCGGAAGAAAACCTTTTTTTAAGTATCAATGAAGCCCTGGATAATGCATTAACCAATGCAAATGATCCATTCAAAAAAGTAGCACTTCAAACCAATGAATAAAGGGTAATACCTTTGTTATAGAAAGAATTGATTAAAATGAATATAGAACAGATATATACTGGTTGCCTGGCTCAGGGAGCCTATTTCATAGAAAGTGAAGGAGAAGTAGCGATTATTGACCCCTTGAGAGAGTCAGCTCCTTACATTAAGAAAGCAGAAAAAGAGAACGCCTCAATTAAGTATATTTTCGAAACTCATTTTCATGCGGACTTTGTTTCAGGTCATTTAGATTTAGCTAAGAAGACAGGAGGGACGGTGGTTTTCGGGCCAGGAGCGAAGACCTCTTTTGAAATACACGAAGCTACTGATGGCGAAACCTTTAACGTAGGGAAGCTAAAGATCAAAGCACTGCATACTCCAGGACATACACTAGAAAGCACCACCTATCTATTGTTTGATGAGTCAGGAAAAGAGCATGCGATTTTCAGTGGTGATACGCTGTTTATTGGAGATGTAGGACGTCCTGATTTAGCGCAAAAAGGGGATTTAACTCAAGCTGATTTGGCGGGTATGTTGTATGATAGTTTGAGATCTAAGATTATGACATTGCCCGATGATGTAATTGTTTACCCAGCACATGGAGCAGGCTCAGCTTGCGGTAAAAACATGAGTAAAGAAACGCATGATGTACTTGGGAATCAAAAGAAGGTGAATTATGCATTGAGGGCAGATATGACGAAGGAAGAATTCATCAAGGAAGTCACCGATGGGCTATTGCCGCCACCACAATATTTTGCTCAAAATGTAGCGATGAACAAGGCTGGAGCAGTAGAATTAGATAAGGTCTTGGAAAAAGGAAATGTACCGTTAGACATTGGGACATTTGAGATGATGGCTAACCATGAAGGTGCACTGGTTTTAGATACAAGACATCAGAAAGAATTTGTGAAAGGTCATATTCCCAACTCAATCTTCATTGGAATAGACGGAGGATTTGCTCCGTGGGTTGGTGCTTTAATTACAGATCTTCAGCAACCGATCATTTTTCTTGCAGAGGCAGGACGAGAAGAGGAAGTTGTTACTAGGTTGTCCAGAGTAGGCTATGATAATACGTTTGGATACTTAGAAGGAGGAATGGATAGCTGGGAGCAAGCTGGAAAA
This genomic window contains:
- a CDS encoding MBL fold metallo-hydrolase, translating into MNIEQIYTGCLAQGAYFIESEGEVAIIDPLRESAPYIKKAEKENASIKYIFETHFHADFVSGHLDLAKKTGGTVVFGPGAKTSFEIHEATDGETFNVGKLKIKALHTPGHTLESTTYLLFDESGKEHAIFSGDTLFIGDVGRPDLAQKGDLTQADLAGMLYDSLRSKIMTLPDDVIVYPAHGAGSACGKNMSKETHDVLGNQKKVNYALRADMTKEEFIKEVTDGLLPPPQYFAQNVAMNKAGAVELDKVLEKGNVPLDIGTFEMMANHEGALVLDTRHQKEFVKGHIPNSIFIGIDGGFAPWVGALITDLQQPIIFLAEAGREEEVVTRLSRVGYDNTFGYLEGGMDSWEQAGKDIQTLESISAEEFAQRYEKGDLNVMDVRKPGEFESEHVEAAESIPLDFISDQMNKVDEDKTYHIHCAGGYRSVIAASILKARGFHNLVDVAGGFKAIKETNIPATNYVCPSTLK